One region of Schistocerca gregaria isolate iqSchGreg1 chromosome 7, iqSchGreg1.2, whole genome shotgun sequence genomic DNA includes:
- the LOC126281875 gene encoding uncharacterized protein LOC126281875 isoform X2, which produces MLRGYIVLNTPQKAVNNKEIKKFFFGLKRKGKKKYLSEYVPDVNVPVEPPDSPTPDVPEPKAPELLTWPHEKLEVFLKEILLEKSKSLNSVPVDLLPRYINEAVNETHPFSIPEQYDYCIVCVHDDYDEAASLKKELYDKHKLVGHVIWDSAGLGMDQFFAFEDCKLRSTKILFYVSEKFISDEFCCHLVRDTVLCPKSIGEMKAVPVLKTNNVKMPESLELVDRLTLDNIKQFDFRLPCIFTTLVRQEKMKRTYAQQMEIDTIRQRYVIDFIEDRLKGCE; this is translated from the coding sequence ATGCTCAGAGGATACATTGTACTGAATACTCcacaaaaagcagtaaataataaagaaattaagaaatttttctttggtCTGAAGAGGAAAGGGAAGAAGAAGTACCTCTCTGAGTATGTTCCCGATGTGAATGTTCCAGTAGAGCCACCTGACAGTCCCACTCCAGATGTTCCTGAACCAAAAGCCCCTGAACTTTTAACATGGCCACATGAAAAATTGGAGGTGTTTCTGAAGGAAATTTTACTTGAGAAAAGTAAATCATTGAATTCAGTGCCAGTGGACCTGCTTCCTCGATATATAAATGAAGCGGTCAATGAAACCCATCCATTTTCCATTCCTGAACAGTACGACTATTGTATAGTTTGTGtacatgatgattatgatgaagctGCCTCTCTTAAGAAGGAGTTGTATGATAAACATAAGCTAGTGGGTCATGTGATATGGGACTCTGCTGGGTTAGGAATGGATCAGTTTTTTGCTTTTGAGGACTGCAAACTGAGAAGTACAAAAATCTTATTTTATGTAAGTGAGAAGTTTATATCAGATGAGTTTTGTTGTCATTTAGTAAGGGATACAGTTCTTTGTCCAAAAAGCATTGGTGAAATGAAAGCTGTTCCTGTTCTCAAGACGAATAATGTTAAGATGCCAGAATCATTGGAACTAGTGGACAGACTTACACTAGATAATATAAAACAGTTTGATTTTAGGTTGCCGTGCATCTTCACCACACTAGTTAGGCAAGAGAAGATGAAACGCACATATGCGCAGCAAATGGAAATTGATACCATTAGACAACGTTATGTGATAGACTTCATTGAAGACAGATTGAAAGGTTGTGAGTAG